The proteins below are encoded in one region of Bifidobacterium catenulatum DSM 16992 = JCM 1194 = LMG 11043:
- the glyA gene encoding serine hydroxymethyltransferase, with protein sequence MTASPLAQTPNDIFNAPIAEADPEIAEVLNAELSRQQNGLEMIASENFVPRAVLQAQGSVLTNKYAEGYPGRRYYGGCEQVDKIETIARERAKSLFGAEYVNVQPHSGAQANAAVYQALVKPGDTVLGLALDHGGHLTHGMKINFSGRFYHAEAYGVNPETFRIDPEIIRQRALETHPAMIIGGWSAYPRIEDFKAMKEIADEVGAKFWVDMAHFAGLVAAGLHPSPVPYADVVSSTAHKTLGGPRSGFILAKQDYAKKLNSAVFPGQQGGPLMHVIAGKAVAFKVAASSEFKDRMQRTLDGAKILAERLMADDVKNNGISVLTGGTDVHLVMVDLRNSEMDGQQGEDLLAQCGITINRNTVPFDPRPASVASGLRIGTSALATRGFGSKEYEEVADIIGTALAAGKDADVEALKARVDKLAEDFPLYPGLDQIH encoded by the coding sequence ATGACCGCGTCGCCCCTCGCGCAAACCCCGAACGACATATTCAACGCACCCATTGCCGAAGCGGACCCCGAAATCGCCGAAGTGCTTAACGCCGAACTGTCCCGACAGCAAAACGGCTTGGAAATGATCGCCTCCGAAAACTTCGTGCCGCGTGCAGTGCTTCAGGCGCAAGGCTCCGTGCTGACTAACAAGTATGCCGAAGGCTATCCGGGACGCCGCTACTATGGCGGCTGCGAGCAGGTCGACAAGATCGAAACCATCGCCCGCGAACGCGCCAAGAGCCTGTTCGGGGCCGAATACGTCAACGTGCAGCCCCACTCCGGCGCACAGGCCAATGCAGCCGTCTACCAGGCGCTCGTCAAGCCGGGCGACACCGTGCTCGGCCTCGCACTCGACCATGGCGGACACCTGACCCACGGTATGAAGATCAACTTCTCTGGACGCTTCTACCATGCCGAAGCCTACGGAGTCAACCCCGAAACCTTCCGCATTGACCCTGAAATCATCCGCCAGCGCGCGCTCGAAACCCACCCTGCCATGATCATCGGCGGCTGGAGCGCCTACCCGCGTATCGAAGACTTCAAGGCCATGAAGGAGATCGCCGACGAAGTCGGAGCCAAGTTCTGGGTTGACATGGCACACTTCGCGGGTCTCGTTGCCGCAGGACTGCATCCGAGTCCGGTACCATACGCCGATGTCGTGTCTTCCACTGCTCACAAGACCCTCGGAGGCCCGCGCTCTGGTTTCATTCTTGCAAAGCAGGATTATGCCAAGAAGCTCAACTCCGCAGTCTTCCCGGGGCAGCAGGGTGGTCCTCTCATGCACGTCATCGCAGGTAAGGCCGTCGCATTCAAGGTTGCAGCCTCCTCGGAATTCAAGGACCGCATGCAGCGTACCCTCGACGGCGCCAAGATCCTTGCCGAGCGCCTCATGGCCGACGATGTCAAGAACAACGGCATCAGCGTCCTCACCGGTGGCACCGATGTCCACCTCGTCATGGTCGATCTGCGCAACAGCGAAATGGACGGCCAGCAGGGCGAAGACCTACTCGCACAATGTGGCATCACCATCAACCGCAACACCGTCCCGTTCGACCCGCGCCCGGCAAGCGTGGCCTCTGGCCTGCGCATCGGCACCAGTGCACTCGCCACCCGCGGCTTCGGTAGCAAGGAGTACGAAGAGGTCGCCGACATCATCGGCACCGCACTTGCGGCAGGCAAGGATGCTGACGTGGAAGCCCTCAAGGCTCGCGTCGACAAGCTCGCTGAAGACTTCCCGCTGTATCCGGGCCTCGACCAGATTCACTGA
- a CDS encoding glutamate-5-semialdehyde dehydrogenase, translated as MTNLQTQANAMETDVLNEVCAKADAARIAQAQLAQTNTQRKNELLNVIADALDARAGEIAAANAIDMQESAEHGMDAGKLDRLKFDVSRVAAAAQGVRHVATLPDPIGEIVRGYHLDNGLRLEQTRVPIGVLGMIYEARPNVTVDVASLCIKSGNAVLLRGGHAAERTNAAILGIIADVLREYGYDPALIASVDEYGRQGATAMMQAQGHIDLLIPRGGAGLIQTVVQNSKVPVIETGAGNVHIYVDQTGDQNKAIPIILNAKTQRVGVCNATEKLLVHQGIVETFLPQAAAALAAANVEMHADERAYEIIDKAGIDGVKLMHATDEDWDTEYLALKIGVKVVDSLNEAIEHINRHSTGHTESIIAEDYSAIEEFTSRIDSAVVMVNASTRFTDGGVFGFGAELGISTQKMHARGPMGLREMTTTKWIGYGTGQVRA; from the coding sequence ATGACGAACCTACAAACCCAAGCCAACGCCATGGAAACCGACGTGCTCAACGAAGTGTGCGCCAAAGCCGACGCCGCACGAATCGCGCAAGCGCAACTCGCCCAAACCAACACGCAACGTAAAAACGAGCTTCTTAATGTCATCGCGGACGCACTCGACGCGCGTGCCGGAGAAATCGCCGCAGCCAACGCCATCGACATGCAGGAATCTGCTGAACATGGTATGGATGCAGGCAAACTCGACCGACTCAAATTTGACGTGTCCCGCGTCGCCGCAGCCGCACAAGGCGTACGCCACGTAGCCACACTGCCGGATCCGATCGGCGAAATCGTACGTGGATACCATCTCGACAACGGTCTACGACTCGAACAGACTCGCGTGCCCATCGGAGTGCTTGGCATGATCTACGAAGCGCGCCCCAACGTCACCGTCGACGTCGCATCGCTCTGCATCAAATCCGGCAATGCGGTGCTCCTCAGAGGCGGACACGCGGCCGAACGTACCAACGCAGCCATACTCGGCATCATCGCCGACGTGCTACGCGAATACGGATATGACCCCGCACTCATCGCATCCGTCGACGAATACGGACGCCAGGGTGCCACCGCCATGATGCAAGCCCAAGGTCACATCGACCTGCTCATTCCACGAGGGGGAGCGGGCCTTATTCAAACCGTCGTGCAAAACTCCAAAGTGCCGGTCATTGAAACCGGAGCTGGCAACGTACACATCTACGTCGACCAAACCGGCGACCAAAACAAAGCCATCCCCATCATCCTCAATGCAAAAACGCAACGTGTCGGCGTCTGCAACGCCACTGAAAAACTCCTCGTGCATCAGGGTATTGTCGAAACGTTCCTTCCGCAGGCCGCAGCCGCACTCGCTGCAGCCAATGTTGAAATGCATGCCGACGAGCGCGCTTACGAAATCATCGATAAAGCCGGTATCGACGGAGTGAAACTGATGCATGCCACTGACGAAGACTGGGATACCGAATATTTGGCATTGAAAATCGGCGTCAAAGTGGTCGACTCACTCAACGAAGCCATCGAACATATCAACCGTCATTCCACCGGACATACGGAATCCATCATTGCCGAAGACTATTCGGCCATCGAGGAATTCACCTCACGTATCGACTCGGCGGTGGTGATGGTCAACGCATCCACACGCTTCACAGACGGTGGAGTATTCGGTTTCGGCGCCGAACTCGGCATCTCCACGCAGAAAATGCACGCGCGCGGCCCCATGGGACTACGCGAAATGACCACGACCAAGTGGATCGGTTACGGAACGGGGCAGGTACGAGCATGA